In the genome of Bacillus thuringiensis, the window CACTAAAAACAAAAAGACTTTATCTGGAGAAATGTAACTAAAAACAACTCCAATATAAGCGAAGAAAGTTCCAAATAAAACCGCTCGAACAGGAACACCACTACTGTTCAATTTTAAAAATGACTTTGGCGCATCTCCTCTTTCTGCCATTGAAAAAAGCATTCTTGAGTTTGTATATAAACCTGAATTTAAGCAAGAAAGTACAGCTGTTAAAACGATAAAATTCATAATTTGTGCTGCCGCTGGTATTCCTATATGTTCAAGTACAGCTACAAATGGACTTTTTAATATGTTAGCTGAATTCCATGGCAGTAGCGTAACAACTACCGCTATAGACCCAATAAAAAATACAAGAATACGCCAAATCACACTGTTTGTTGCTGTTTTTACTGCTTTTACAGGTTCTGCAGATTCACCAGCCGCTACTGCTACAATCTCTGATCCCATAAATGAAAATATAACAACAGTAATTCCAAGCAATACCGAACTTATACCGTTAGGCATAAATCCACCTTGTCCAATTAAATTCGAAGTGCCGGGTGCTTCTGTTCCTGGAACAAGTCCTAAAATAACAGCAAGACCTAGGCAAAGGAACAAAACAATACTTATTACTTTAATAAAAGAAAACCAATATTCAAACTCTCCAAATGATTTCACCGAAAAAACGTTCGTCAACGTTAATAAAATTGTTAATATTAAACTTAATAACCAGAGCGGTATTTGTGGAATCCAATATTGGATAATACCAGCACCTGCTGTGGCTTCTATTGCAATAACAATTACCCAGAAAAACCAGTATAACCAGCCTATTGTATAACCCGCCCATGGACCAATTGCTTCTCTTGCATACGTTGCAAATGAACCACTTGTCGGATTTACAGCTGCCATTTCTCCTAGCATTCTCATGACGAAAATGACTAGAAGTCCCGCTAATGCATATGAAACGATAGAACCAGGTCCTGCCGAATGTACAACTGCACCACTTCCAACAAACAAACCAGCCCCTATTACGCCGCCAATTGAGATCATTGTAATGTGGCGTATTTTGAGATCTTTCTTTAGATTTTTATCCAACTCTTGTACATCCCCTTCCAAACTAAATTTTGAAATTTATGTAAGAGTACTGTGCGAAAGATTTTGTCCTATACTTTAAAATATATCAAAATATTCTGAATTTAACAATTACAATTCAACCTTCCTCAAAAATTATTTCATTAGGTTTAATACTTTTCCATACACAATTGTTGAGAAAATTATAGTCCTCTTACAAAAGAAAGAATTTTCAGATATTATTAAATAAACAAGATTATACATCTAGACAACTTTTTGTATAGGAGTGTTGATATGTTAAACAAATTCAAATTTTTTTGTTGTATTTTAGT includes:
- the gabP gene encoding GABA permease, with the protein product MDKNLKKDLKIRHITMISIGGVIGAGLFVGSGAVVHSAGPGSIVSYALAGLLVIFVMRMLGEMAAVNPTSGSFATYAREAIGPWAGYTIGWLYWFFWVIVIAIEATAGAGIIQYWIPQIPLWLLSLILTILLTLTNVFSVKSFGEFEYWFSFIKVISIVLFLCLGLAVILGLVPGTEAPGTSNLIGQGGFMPNGISSVLLGITVVIFSFMGSEIVAVAAGESAEPVKAVKTATNSVIWRILVFFIGSIAVVVTLLPWNSANILKSPFVAVLEHIGIPAAAQIMNFIVLTAVLSCLNSGLYTNSRMLFSMAERGDAPKSFLKLNSSGVPVRAVLFGTFFAYIGVVFSYISPDKVFLFLVNASGGIALLVYLVIAVSHLKMRKKMGKVEQQNLKVKMWLFPYVTYVTIAAIIAVLVAMLAIDSLRSQALLTMFVTVLIILSYFIFNRNKNSTVLNPKSKNEESVRF